A portion of the Acidimicrobiales bacterium genome contains these proteins:
- a CDS encoding WYL domain-containing protein: protein MPRLSANGRLQRLLSLVPWVAAHDGPTVDEVCRRFGLTREQLLADLDVVFLCGLYPYTPDELVEVVVEEDRVWIRYAEFFARPLRLTPEQALALVAAGASLLAAPGADPEGPLARGLAKLAAVLGVAPDEALEVSLGTAAEETLELLQEAVRASRQVELDYYAFGRDERARRVVDPYRVYADQGQWYVAGWDHLRDGERVFRVDRISSATLLASTFDPPADQPDLGAYRPRPEDPRVVLDLAPGARWVVEQYPLERFEEREGGGCRVTLAVSAVPWLERLLLRLGPDATVVDWDGGGPRDLAGDAACRVLARYRGGDA from the coding sequence GTGCCCCGGCTGAGCGCCAACGGCCGCCTCCAGCGCCTGCTCTCGCTGGTGCCGTGGGTGGCCGCCCACGACGGGCCGACCGTCGACGAGGTGTGCCGCCGCTTCGGCCTGACGAGGGAGCAGCTGCTCGCCGACCTCGACGTCGTCTTCCTGTGCGGCCTGTACCCGTACACCCCCGACGAGCTTGTGGAGGTGGTGGTCGAGGAGGACCGGGTGTGGATCCGCTACGCGGAGTTCTTCGCCCGTCCCCTGCGCCTCACCCCCGAGCAGGCCCTCGCCCTCGTCGCCGCCGGGGCCAGCCTGCTCGCCGCGCCCGGCGCCGACCCGGAGGGGCCGCTGGCCCGGGGCCTCGCCAAGCTGGCCGCCGTGCTCGGCGTGGCCCCCGACGAGGCGCTGGAGGTGTCGCTCGGGACGGCCGCCGAGGAGACCCTCGAGCTCCTCCAGGAGGCGGTGCGGGCGAGCCGCCAGGTCGAGCTCGACTACTACGCGTTCGGCCGGGACGAGCGGGCCAGGCGAGTGGTCGACCCGTACCGGGTCTACGCCGACCAGGGCCAGTGGTACGTCGCCGGCTGGGACCACCTTCGCGACGGCGAGCGCGTGTTCCGGGTCGACCGCATCTCGTCGGCCACCCTGCTCGCGTCGACCTTCGACCCGCCGGCCGACCAGCCCGACCTCGGCGCCTACCGGCCCCGGCCGGAGGACCCGAGGGTCGTGCTCGACCTCGCGCCCGGCGCCCGCTGGGTGGTCGAGCAGTACCCGCTCGAGCGCTTCGAGGAGCGGGAGGGCGGCGGCTGCCGGGTGACCCTGGCGGTCAGTGCCGTGCCCTGGCTGGAGCGGCTGCTGCTGCGGCTCGGGCCCGACGCCACCGTCGTCGACTGGGACGGCGGAGGGCCCCGCGACCTCGCCGGGGACGCCGCCTGCCGGGTCCTCGCCCGCTACCGCGGCGGTGACGCCTGA
- the tatC gene encoding twin-arginine translocase subunit TatC, translating into MAVAPSDPTDEDLPDPLESGRMTLVEHLAELRSRLVKSVVAVVLGGVVAFVFYPAIFDVLVDPYCAVSADGECRLLQTDPLEGFAVRMKIAGYGGLALAMPVILWQLWRFVTPGLYPKEKRYAIPFVASAVALFALGAGLAYWTLPKALGFLASIGGEELEQFYTPGKYLSLITYMMLAFGIGFEFPILLIFLQMAGIIESRTLRSWRRYAIVGIVVLVAVITPSGDPYSLAILSVPMYLFYEGSILVGWLIARRRPDG; encoded by the coding sequence GTGGCCGTCGCGCCCTCCGACCCCACCGACGAGGACCTCCCCGACCCCCTCGAATCGGGGCGGATGACCCTCGTCGAGCACCTGGCCGAGCTGCGGTCGCGGCTGGTCAAGTCCGTCGTCGCCGTCGTCCTCGGCGGCGTGGTGGCCTTCGTCTTCTACCCGGCGATCTTCGACGTGCTGGTCGACCCGTACTGCGCGGTGTCCGCCGACGGCGAGTGCCGACTGCTCCAGACCGACCCGCTCGAGGGCTTCGCCGTCCGCATGAAGATCGCCGGCTACGGCGGCCTCGCCCTCGCCATGCCGGTGATCCTCTGGCAGCTCTGGCGGTTCGTGACCCCCGGCCTGTACCCGAAGGAGAAGCGGTACGCCATCCCGTTCGTGGCGTCGGCCGTCGCCCTCTTCGCGCTGGGCGCCGGCCTCGCCTACTGGACCCTGCCGAAGGCCCTCGGCTTCCTCGCCTCGATCGGCGGCGAGGAGCTCGAGCAGTTCTACACGCCGGGCAAGTACCTCTCGCTGATCACCTACATGATGCTGGCCTTCGGGATCGGCTTCGAGTTCCCGATCCTGCTGATCTTCCTCCAGATGGCCGGCATCATCGAGAGCCGGACCCTGCGGTCCTGGCGCCGCTACGCCATCGTCGGGATCGTCGTGCTCGTCGCCGTCATCACCCCGAGCGGCGACCCCTACAGCCTCGCCATCCTGTCGGTCCCGATGTACCTGTTCTACGAGGGGTCGATCCTCGTGGGGTGGCTGATCGCCCGCCGGCGGCCCGATGGCTGA
- the tatB gene encoding Sec-independent protein translocase protein TatB, which yields MFNIGGGELLVILLVALIVLGPNRLPSAARQVGQFMGELRRLSSGFQQELRDALEEPLDTTEPDPGWQHRRRAPSRQAQLRPAAGVDHQARPPVDATATTTAAVPTAEPAVAEPEADPTASSGPVGAAPDAPEAPEPEEAADPTAATGPVVAAPEAPDAQGGERAVG from the coding sequence ATGTTCAACATCGGCGGCGGCGAGCTGCTGGTGATCCTCCTCGTGGCCCTGATCGTCCTCGGCCCGAACCGGCTCCCCTCCGCCGCCCGCCAGGTCGGCCAGTTCATGGGCGAGCTGCGGCGCCTGTCGAGCGGCTTCCAGCAGGAGCTGCGCGACGCGCTGGAGGAGCCGCTCGACACCACCGAGCCGGACCCCGGCTGGCAGCACCGCCGCCGGGCGCCGTCGCGCCAGGCCCAGCTCCGCCCGGCCGCCGGCGTCGACCACCAGGCCCGCCCGCCCGTGGACGCCACCGCCACCACCACCGCCGCGGTGCCGACCGCCGAGCCCGCTGTCGCCGAGCCCGAGGCCGACCCGACGGCCAGCTCCGGCCCGGTCGGGGCGGCGCCCGACGCCCCGGAGGCGCCCGAGCCCGAGGAGGCGGCCGACCCGACCGCCGCCACCGGCCCCGTCGTCGCCGCCCCCGAGGCGCCCGACGCCCAGGGCGGCGAGCGGGCCGTCGGCTAG
- a CDS encoding glycerophosphodiester phosphodiesterase: MPPRLPSLLRPPVTFAHRGARAHAPENTLEAFRLGLRLGASGLESDVWLTADGVAVLDHDGVVRTGRRKRQIADVDRAALPAHVPSLGDLYAECGTDFELSLDVKEPAAARAVVAVAGAAGGSAVERLWLCHPDLDVLVGFRMLGDGFRLVDSTRLRRIKEGPEKRAARLAELGIDAVNLHHTDWTGGLTTLFHRFGRLALGWDAQHERILHELLDMGIDGVYSDHVDRMVDAMAAVGYA; this comes from the coding sequence ATGCCCCCCCGTCTGCCATCGCTCCTCCGCCCTCCGGTCACGTTCGCGCATCGGGGGGCCAGGGCGCACGCCCCCGAGAACACCCTCGAGGCGTTCCGGCTGGGCCTCCGGCTCGGGGCCAGCGGCCTCGAGAGCGACGTGTGGCTGACCGCCGACGGGGTGGCCGTCCTCGACCACGACGGGGTGGTGCGGACCGGGCGGCGCAAGCGCCAGATCGCCGACGTCGACCGCGCCGCCCTGCCGGCCCACGTGCCGTCCCTCGGCGACCTCTACGCCGAGTGCGGCACGGACTTCGAGCTGTCCCTCGACGTGAAGGAGCCGGCGGCCGCCCGCGCCGTCGTCGCCGTGGCCGGGGCGGCGGGCGGGAGCGCCGTCGAGCGGCTGTGGCTGTGCCATCCCGACCTGGACGTGCTCGTCGGCTTCCGCATGCTGGGCGACGGGTTCCGCCTGGTCGACTCGACCCGGCTGCGCCGCATCAAGGAGGGGCCCGAGAAGCGGGCGGCCCGGCTGGCCGAGCTCGGCATCGACGCCGTCAACCTCCACCACACGGACTGGACGGGCGGGCTCACCACCCTGTTCCACCGGTTCGGCCGCCTGGCCCTCGGCTGGGACGCCCAGCACGAGCGCATCCTCCACGAGCTGCTCGACATGGGGATCGACGGCGTGTACTCCGACCACGTCGACCGAATGGTCGACGCCATGGCCGCCGTCGGCTACGCGTAG
- a CDS encoding WYL domain-containing protein: MSKLERLLNLTAALLETPRLLTAEEIRRRVPGYPEGTTAFRRAFERDKEDLREMGVPLLVEERPGTDPPIEGYRIPKDEYYLRDPGLAPDELAALHLAASAVRLDGLEGIEALWKLGGVVGDDGPARPAVASLPTSPALPALFAAVAERRPARFRYHGEEREVDPYRLDFARGRWYVSGYDHLREDERQFRLDRIDGPVELGEPGSYERPSTAVPGARVQPWQLGEGEPVVARLLVDADQAPWATHHVGADAVVARHGDGSVELAVPVSNRPAFRSFVLTFLDHAEVLGPPELRDEVVAWLEAMCPG, translated from the coding sequence GTGTCGAAGCTGGAGCGGCTGCTCAACCTGACCGCCGCGCTGCTCGAGACCCCCCGCCTGCTGACCGCCGAGGAGATCCGCCGCCGGGTCCCGGGCTACCCGGAGGGCACGACCGCCTTCCGCCGGGCCTTCGAGCGGGACAAGGAGGACCTGCGGGAGATGGGCGTCCCCCTCCTCGTCGAGGAGCGGCCGGGCACCGATCCGCCCATCGAGGGCTACCGCATCCCGAAGGACGAGTACTACCTGCGCGACCCCGGCCTCGCCCCCGACGAGCTGGCCGCCCTGCACCTCGCCGCCTCGGCCGTCCGCCTCGACGGGCTGGAGGGCATCGAGGCGCTCTGGAAGCTCGGCGGGGTGGTGGGCGACGACGGCCCGGCCCGCCCGGCCGTCGCCTCCCTGCCGACCTCGCCCGCCCTGCCGGCCCTGTTCGCCGCCGTCGCCGAGCGCCGGCCGGCCCGGTTCCGCTACCACGGCGAGGAGCGGGAGGTCGACCCCTACCGCCTCGACTTCGCCAGGGGCCGCTGGTACGTGTCCGGCTACGACCACCTGCGGGAGGACGAGCGCCAGTTCCGCCTCGACCGCATCGACGGCCCCGTCGAGCTCGGCGAGCCCGGGAGCTACGAGCGGCCGTCGACGGCGGTCCCCGGCGCCCGGGTGCAGCCCTGGCAGCTGGGGGAGGGCGAGCCCGTCGTGGCCCGCCTGCTGGTCGACGCCGACCAGGCGCCGTGGGCCACCCACCACGTCGGCGCCGACGCCGTCGTGGCCCGCCACGGGGACGGCTCGGTGGAGCTCGCCGTCCCGGTCAGCAACCGGCCGGCGTTCCGGTCGTTCGTCCTCACGTTCCTCGACCACGCCGAGGTGCTCGGCCCGCCCGAGCTGCGCGACGAGGTCGTCGCCTGGCTGGAGGCCATGTGCCCCGGCTGA
- the lepB gene encoding signal peptidase I, which translates to MDLTEGDGRAGAAGVTGTEPVEDEDEATGEERRTGPSTLRSAVEWGVVVVGALLVAFVVKTFLFQAFYIPSESMEPTLDVGDRVLVNKLSYDAHDVNRGDLVVFERPASDPAFGPSATEDLIKRVVGLPGETIEARDGVVYIDGRRLVEPYLTDGVPTDNLPAQEVPEGHVFVMGDNRTNSEDSRVFGAIDQSLIVGRAFVRVWPLDDLSLL; encoded by the coding sequence GTGGACCTCACCGAGGGGGACGGGCGCGCCGGCGCGGCCGGCGTCACCGGCACCGAGCCGGTCGAGGACGAGGACGAGGCGACCGGGGAGGAGCGCCGGACGGGCCCGTCCACCCTGCGCTCGGCCGTCGAGTGGGGCGTGGTCGTGGTCGGCGCCCTCCTCGTCGCCTTCGTGGTCAAGACGTTCCTGTTCCAGGCGTTCTACATCCCGTCGGAGTCGATGGAGCCGACCCTCGACGTCGGCGACCGGGTCCTCGTCAACAAGCTGAGCTACGACGCCCACGACGTGAACCGGGGCGACCTCGTCGTGTTCGAGCGCCCGGCCAGCGACCCGGCCTTCGGCCCCTCGGCCACCGAGGACCTCATCAAGCGGGTCGTCGGTCTGCCGGGGGAGACGATCGAGGCCCGCGACGGGGTCGTCTACATCGACGGCCGGCGCCTGGTCGAGCCGTACCTGACCGACGGGGTGCCCACCGACAACCTCCCGGCCCAGGAGGTGCCCGAGGGCCACGTGTTCGTCATGGGCGACAACCGCACCAACTCCGAGGACAGCCGCGTCTTCGGGGCCATCGACCAGTCGCTGATCGTCGGCCGCGCCTTCGTGCGCGTCTGGCCCCTCGACGACCTGAGCCTGCTCTAG